In a single window of the Candidatus Krumholzibacteriia bacterium genome:
- a CDS encoding dicarboxylate/amino acid:cation symporter, translated as MSASTMAHKPFYSQLHVQILAAMVLGVILGLLGGERAAQLLGWMGTVFVRLLRMVIVPLILSSIISGVTSVGGGRSLGRLGGKTFLYYVTTSLLAIVTGLVLVNLIRPGVGADLTGSISAELPELETPSSMAEIIFRLIPTNPVQAMVEGDMLAIIFFALVVGVAITKLPENQRERLRLGFQDFFEMMMVLTGGVIRLAPLGVLGLMTNTVATSGVGAFGSLALYAVTIVAGLAVHNLVTIPLILGVVGRMNPITHVRNVSEALIMAFSTSSSSATLPVTMRSVESRVGVSNKVASFTLPMGATINMDGTALYECVGVIFIAQVIGFDLSLTAQATVVLTALLASIGAAGIPSAGLVMIFVVTESVGMTGPEVAAVVGMMLAIDRPLDMLRTATNVMSDSTGAAVIARSEGESGVNEG; from the coding sequence ATGAGTGCGAGCACGATGGCCCACAAGCCCTTCTACTCCCAACTGCACGTGCAGATCCTCGCGGCGATGGTCCTGGGCGTGATCCTGGGGTTGCTCGGCGGCGAGCGGGCGGCCCAGTTGCTCGGTTGGATGGGCACGGTCTTCGTGCGTCTGCTGCGCATGGTGATCGTGCCGCTGATCCTCTCGAGCATCATCAGCGGTGTGACCTCGGTCGGTGGCGGACGCTCGCTCGGCCGCCTCGGTGGCAAGACCTTCCTCTACTACGTGACCACCAGTCTGCTCGCGATCGTCACCGGGCTGGTGCTGGTCAATCTCATCCGTCCCGGCGTGGGCGCCGATCTCACCGGGTCGATCTCGGCCGAGCTCCCCGAGTTGGAGACGCCGAGCAGCATGGCCGAGATCATCTTCCGATTGATCCCCACCAATCCGGTGCAGGCGATGGTCGAAGGCGACATGCTCGCGATCATATTCTTCGCCCTGGTGGTCGGTGTGGCGATCACGAAACTCCCCGAGAACCAGCGCGAACGTCTTCGGCTCGGATTCCAGGACTTCTTCGAGATGATGATGGTCCTCACCGGGGGCGTGATCCGTCTCGCACCGCTCGGCGTGCTGGGGCTCATGACGAACACGGTCGCCACCAGCGGCGTCGGGGCCTTCGGTTCGCTCGCACTGTACGCGGTGACCATCGTCGCGGGACTGGCCGTACACAATCTCGTGACGATTCCGCTGATCCTCGGCGTGGTCGGTCGCATGAATCCGATCACGCACGTGCGGAACGTGAGCGAGGCCTTGATCATGGCCTTCTCCACCAGCAGCAGTTCGGCCACCCTGCCGGTGACCATGCGGAGCGTCGAATCCCGCGTCGGGGTGAGCAACAAGGTGGCGAGCTTCACCCTGCCCATGGGTGCGACGATCAACATGGACGGCACCGCGCTCTACGAGTGCGTCGGTGTCATCTTCATCGCGCAGGTGATCGGCTTCGACCTGTCGCTCACCGCGCAGGCGACCGTGGTGTTGACGGCCTTGCTGGCATCGATCGGGGCGGCAGGGATCCCCAGCGCCGGGCTGGTGATGATCTTCGTGGTGACCGAGTCGGTGGGAATGACCGGCCCGGAGGTCGCTGCCGTCGTGGGGATGATGCTGGCGATCGACCGTCCGCTGGACATGCTGCGCACGGCGACCAACGTGATGAGCGACTCGACCGGCGCCGCGGTGATCGCGCGCAGCGAGGGAGAGAGCGGTGTCAACGAGGGCTGA
- a CDS encoding tetratricopeptide repeat protein — translation MNAKWSLIAMAVLGSLTYAVIFIAQTQHEIDARAAQDAPVDDVVVEHEVEFVRDAEPVVDSVVASSATLPAAEVSDLSDATPPEPAPLFEGESWPAGVEAFESGDYEVAAAALEVAVEEKETSPYRHYLLGLTYRRLGEVEGAVVELERSLELAPDAVRTLVNLGRVHLDLGDVESARMAVDRALDVDLEYGDTWHVLGRVELTSGNLEEAETAFRKATERDPDHAWALNNLGYVRIQREDFAAAIQPLRRALELGAEQAVFYNNLGVALERTERPVLAALAYARAAVLGHEDAMHSHERITPILVARGDTVPGFDEAETLDAAAVLARLDTAFDVEVAAEEIRLPDDEGPGLEDLPVAFDEMRPNRR, via the coding sequence GTGAACGCCAAGTGGAGTCTGATCGCCATGGCCGTTTTGGGAAGCCTGACCTACGCCGTGATCTTCATCGCCCAGACCCAGCACGAGATCGACGCCCGGGCCGCGCAGGACGCTCCCGTCGACGACGTGGTCGTGGAGCATGAGGTGGAGTTCGTCCGCGACGCCGAGCCCGTCGTCGACTCGGTCGTCGCTTCGTCTGCAACCCTTCCCGCCGCCGAGGTGTCCGACCTGTCGGACGCCACGCCGCCCGAGCCCGCGCCGCTCTTCGAGGGCGAGTCCTGGCCGGCCGGCGTGGAGGCCTTCGAATCCGGCGACTACGAGGTCGCGGCCGCCGCGCTCGAGGTCGCCGTCGAGGAGAAGGAGACCTCGCCGTACCGTCACTACCTGCTCGGGCTGACCTACCGTCGTCTGGGCGAGGTCGAGGGCGCCGTGGTGGAGCTGGAACGGAGTCTGGAACTGGCGCCGGACGCGGTGCGCACCCTGGTCAATCTGGGTCGTGTGCATCTCGATCTCGGCGACGTGGAGAGTGCCCGCATGGCCGTGGACCGCGCCCTGGACGTCGACCTGGAGTACGGAGACACCTGGCACGTGCTCGGGCGGGTCGAACTCACGAGTGGCAACCTCGAGGAGGCCGAGACCGCCTTCCGCAAGGCCACCGAGCGCGACCCCGACCACGCCTGGGCGCTGAACAACCTGGGCTACGTGCGGATCCAGCGGGAGGACTTCGCCGCGGCGATCCAACCGCTGCGCCGCGCGCTCGAGCTCGGGGCGGAACAGGCCGTGTTCTACAACAACCTCGGGGTGGCCCTCGAGCGGACCGAGCGTCCGGTCCTGGCCGCGCTGGCCTACGCCCGGGCGGCGGTGCTCGGCCACGAGGACGCCATGCACAGCCACGAGCGGATCACGCCGATCCTCGTCGCCCGGGGCGACACCGTCCCCGGTTTCGACGAGGCCGAGACGCTCGACGCGGCCGCGGTGCTGGCCCGGCTCGACACCGCGTTCGACGTCGAGGTCGCGGCCGAAGAGATCCGGCTGCCGGACGACGAGGGGCCGGGACTCGAGGACCTGCCGGTCGCCTTCGACGAGATGCGGCCGAATCGTCGCTAG
- a CDS encoding sigma-54 dependent transcriptional regulator, producing MSARILVVDDERNIRLMLEQMLGLAGHEVRTVETGEEALQQLESEDFDAALVDVRLPGIDGLEVLRRAFAARPDLAVVMMSGHGTIETAVRAVREGAHDFLEKPLGRDTTLVTLENALRVRALTVENRRLRVAVGQGDLVGDSKAMHDLRERIAQVAPTEATVLVLGESGSGKELVANAVHRGSHRRDRAFVAVNCAAIPESLIESELFGHVRGAFTGAVGARAGKFEAAHGGTLFLDEIGDMPPPAQAKLLRVLETREVSRVGSNETKSVDVRVVAATHRDLLDQAREGGFREDLYHRLNVVPIEVPALRDRVEDVPGLADLFLERAIARQGLGPRRLSSTARQRLGRYGWPGNVRELKNLVERLAIVSPHETIDQDQVEAELPGGRPVESNEPVTLREIVAEAERRAIERAVTGAGGNVAEAARRLGLERAHLYKKARALGVSLRDL from the coding sequence ATGAGTGCACGGATCCTGGTGGTCGACGACGAGCGCAACATCCGGTTGATGCTCGAGCAGATGCTCGGGCTGGCCGGACACGAGGTGCGAACGGTCGAGACGGGAGAGGAGGCGCTGCAGCAGCTCGAGTCCGAGGACTTCGACGCCGCCCTCGTCGACGTGCGCCTGCCGGGGATCGACGGACTCGAGGTCCTGCGCCGCGCGTTCGCCGCACGCCCGGATCTGGCCGTGGTCATGATGAGCGGGCACGGAACGATCGAGACAGCCGTGCGTGCCGTACGCGAAGGGGCCCACGACTTCCTCGAGAAACCGCTGGGGCGCGACACCACGCTCGTGACCCTCGAGAACGCGCTGCGCGTCCGCGCGCTCACCGTGGAGAACCGCAGACTGCGGGTGGCCGTTGGCCAGGGCGACCTGGTGGGCGACTCGAAAGCCATGCACGACCTTCGCGAGCGCATCGCACAGGTCGCGCCGACCGAGGCCACGGTGCTCGTGCTCGGCGAGAGTGGCAGTGGCAAGGAGCTCGTGGCCAACGCCGTGCACCGCGGCAGCCATCGCCGTGACCGCGCCTTCGTGGCCGTGAACTGCGCGGCGATTCCCGAGTCGTTGATCGAGAGCGAACTCTTCGGACACGTGCGCGGGGCGTTCACCGGGGCGGTCGGCGCGCGGGCGGGAAAGTTCGAAGCCGCCCACGGGGGCACGCTGTTCCTCGACGAGATCGGCGACATGCCACCACCGGCGCAGGCGAAGCTCCTGCGCGTGCTGGAGACGCGCGAGGTGTCCCGCGTGGGGAGCAACGAAACGAAGTCCGTGGACGTGCGCGTGGTCGCGGCCACGCACCGGGACCTCCTCGACCAGGCGCGGGAGGGGGGCTTCCGCGAGGATCTCTACCACCGGCTCAACGTGGTGCCGATCGAGGTCCCTGCCCTGCGCGATCGGGTGGAGGACGTTCCCGGGCTCGCCGACCTGTTCCTCGAGCGGGCGATCGCGCGTCAGGGTCTCGGGCCCCGGCGACTCTCGAGCACGGCCCGCCAGCGCCTCGGTCGCTACGGTTGGCCGGGTAACGTGCGTGAACTGAAGAACCTGGTCGAGCGCCTGGCGATCGTCAGCCCGCACGAGACCATCGACCAGGACCAGGTCGAAGCCGAGCTGCCCGGCGGCCGACCCGTCGAGAGCAACGAGCCGGTCACGCTGCGCGAGATCGTCGCCGAGGCCGAGCGCCGCGCGATCGAGCGCGCCGTCACCGGCGCGGGTGGCAACGTCGCCGAGGCGGCGCGGCGCCTGGGTCTGGAGCGCGCCCATCTCTACAAGAAGGCCCGTGCCCTGGGCGTGTCCCTGCGGGACCTCTGA
- a CDS encoding ATP-binding protein: MGLRARWTVALMAVALSLVSIVTGGLEVARQQASRDAHRTWEQERRTLTVAALRDRGRAARAALRQLVDSGEFQSVAADFSRDGAGIRRALADWAGATASRLEVDEVILLDPEGRILSSAHWRAGAGTIHPHADDLLGALPSARLVFDASPPGAGAPDWTVGAIARTAGPGGDLRLVVGLGLGAGVLAGWREALELDALRWGAPSPARGESRFELPAGWQPGRGAFLTWDPGRPAAARALEGLRVWILVAGVGGLVVAAVAAPWVAAGLGRPLEQMAGAVGAIGRGARHPDLPEGGPREVQQLGTALRGLTRDLEAAEARIRSAERRAAWREIARRIAHEIRNALSPLSLAVDNVETAATRDDPAARAALPASLRTARDQLQSLQRLVEEFRDFARQPQLAVAPVDVGDLLDAALGTARAAHPDVRFDADAAGAPDSVRGDAEQLRRALHNLLKNAAEAAPHAPVELACGPGDDADHWWIEVRDRGPGLAREVESRLGDPYVTTKAAGTGLGLPVTLRIVEAHGGRFRALPRDGGGLVARLDLPRLAPDPSPDEERP, translated from the coding sequence GTGGGACTGCGGGCGCGCTGGACCGTGGCCCTGATGGCGGTCGCACTGTCCCTGGTGTCGATCGTCACGGGCGGTCTGGAGGTCGCCCGGCAGCAGGCGAGCCGCGATGCCCACCGGACCTGGGAGCAGGAACGCCGAACCCTGACGGTGGCCGCGCTCCGCGACCGCGGACGTGCGGCGCGAGCGGCCCTGCGGCAGTTGGTCGACAGCGGCGAGTTCCAGTCCGTCGCCGCCGACTTCTCCCGTGACGGGGCAGGAATCCGCCGCGCGCTGGCGGACTGGGCCGGCGCCACCGCCTCGAGGCTCGAAGTCGACGAGGTCATCCTGCTCGATCCCGAAGGTCGGATCCTCTCGAGTGCCCACTGGCGGGCCGGAGCGGGGACGATCCATCCCCACGCGGACGACCTGCTGGGAGCCCTGCCGAGCGCGCGGCTGGTCTTCGATGCGTCCCCGCCGGGTGCGGGGGCACCCGACTGGACGGTGGGCGCCATCGCGCGCACGGCGGGCCCGGGTGGAGACCTGCGCCTCGTCGTCGGGCTCGGTCTCGGAGCCGGGGTGCTGGCGGGTTGGCGCGAGGCGCTGGAACTCGACGCCCTGCGCTGGGGCGCGCCCTCGCCCGCCCGCGGCGAGTCCCGGTTCGAGCTGCCGGCGGGCTGGCAGCCGGGCCGAGGCGCCTTCCTCACGTGGGACCCCGGGCGTCCCGCCGCGGCTCGCGCCCTCGAAGGGCTCCGGGTCTGGATCCTCGTGGCCGGTGTGGGCGGACTGGTGGTGGCGGCCGTGGCGGCGCCATGGGTCGCGGCCGGACTCGGCCGGCCGTTGGAACAGATGGCCGGTGCGGTCGGTGCCATCGGGCGGGGAGCGCGGCACCCGGATCTTCCCGAGGGCGGACCGCGCGAGGTGCAGCAGCTCGGAACGGCCCTTCGGGGGCTCACACGCGATCTCGAAGCTGCCGAGGCGCGGATCCGCAGCGCCGAGCGGCGGGCAGCCTGGCGCGAGATCGCCCGCCGCATCGCGCACGAGATCCGCAACGCACTGAGCCCGCTGTCATTGGCGGTCGACAACGTGGAGACGGCCGCCACCCGGGACGATCCGGCTGCTCGGGCGGCGCTGCCGGCCAGTCTCCGCACGGCGCGCGATCAGCTGCAGAGCCTGCAGCGGCTGGTCGAGGAGTTCCGCGACTTCGCCCGCCAGCCGCAGCTCGCCGTCGCACCGGTCGACGTGGGCGATCTCCTCGACGCCGCGCTCGGGACGGCCCGCGCCGCCCATCCCGACGTCCGCTTCGACGCCGATGCCGCCGGCGCGCCCGACTCGGTCCGCGGCGATGCCGAGCAGTTGCGCCGCGCGTTGCACAACCTGCTGAAGAATGCGGCCGAGGCCGCACCGCACGCGCCGGTGGAACTGGCCTGCGGTCCGGGCGACGACGCCGATCACTGGTGGATCGAGGTCCGTGACCGTGGTCCGGGCCTGGCCCGCGAGGTCGAGTCGCGTCTCGGAGATCCCTACGTGACCACGAAGGCCGCGGGGACCGGACTGGGTCTTCCCGTCACCCTTAGGATCGTCGAGGCGCACGGAGGACGGTTCCGGGCCCTTCCGCGCGACGGAGGAGGTCTGGTGGCCCGCCTGGATCTCCCACGCCTCGCCCCCGACCCGAGTCCCGACGAGGAGCGCCCATGA
- a CDS encoding glycosyltransferase family 2 protein — translation MPTDAPSPRVVVVVLNWNGRDDTLACLRSLSVCTYPELELLVVDNGSEDGSEAAIRETFPAVEILQTGANLGFAGGNNAGIDRALDHGADYVLLLNNDTEVEPGFVEPMVERAEADPSLGVVGAAIAYAHDPQRLWAFGGGRFDVATGWVRHVQRPVDPETLGTHGTRHYYITGCTMLLRREVLERVGRLDTSYFHFCEDVDLCLRAEEAGYRVGVAPESRLVHKVSATTRVASPAFLYYNLRSRLTLVRRHGPPGSPSPWSVAILWLRLWRPALLGGDGWRGWRALARAWADYRRHATGPAPGDL, via the coding sequence ATGCCGACAGATGCTCCGTCACCCCGGGTCGTCGTCGTGGTCCTCAACTGGAACGGACGCGACGACACCCTCGCCTGCCTCCGATCGCTCTCGGTGTGTACCTACCCCGAACTCGAACTGCTCGTGGTCGACAACGGCAGCGAAGACGGGTCGGAGGCCGCGATCCGGGAAACCTTCCCCGCCGTGGAGATCCTGCAGACGGGCGCGAACCTGGGGTTCGCCGGCGGCAACAACGCGGGGATCGACCGCGCCCTGGACCACGGTGCGGACTACGTCCTCCTGCTGAACAACGACACCGAGGTCGAGCCCGGGTTCGTCGAGCCCATGGTCGAGCGTGCCGAGGCGGATCCGTCACTGGGTGTGGTCGGGGCGGCGATCGCCTACGCACACGATCCCCAGCGCCTCTGGGCGTTCGGGGGCGGTCGGTTCGACGTGGCCACGGGTTGGGTGCGGCACGTCCAGCGTCCGGTCGATCCGGAGACGCTCGGAACCCACGGCACCCGCCACTACTACATCACCGGGTGCACCATGTTGCTGCGGCGCGAGGTCCTCGAGCGCGTGGGGAGGCTCGACACGAGCTACTTCCACTTCTGCGAGGACGTCGATCTCTGCCTGCGGGCGGAGGAAGCAGGCTATCGCGTCGGGGTCGCGCCGGAGTCGAGGCTCGTGCACAAGGTCTCGGCGACCACGCGCGTGGCCAGCCCGGCGTTCCTCTACTACAACCTGCGCAGTCGGCTCACACTGGTGCGACGGCACGGACCACCCGGCTCGCCGTCCCCGTGGTCGGTGGCGATCCTGTGGCTCCGGCTGTGGAGGCCGGCCCTGCTCGGAGGTGACGGCTGGCGCGGTTGGCGGGCGCTGGCCCGGGCGTGGGCGGACTACCGTAGACACGCCACCGGTCCTGCGCCGGGCGACCTGTGA
- a CDS encoding DUF1684 domain-containing protein — protein MPPDLCQVAPLDDRDAYVQEIERARAERERSFRTQSWSPVPEALRADWQGLQYYPVDPSLRVQGPLIRVVNGRRFDIVTTSGELRPCHEIGYFLVDLGAGPEKLPVYELLDQRSREENMFVPFADATTGTETYPAGRYLEVEPVERGLYLLDFNTVYNPSCAYGGSFQCPVAPDESHLRAAVRVGERGWSEAAAE, from the coding sequence ATGCCTCCCGACCTGTGTCAGGTGGCGCCGCTCGACGATCGCGACGCCTACGTGCAGGAGATCGAGCGGGCGCGGGCCGAACGGGAACGGAGTTTCCGGACACAGTCCTGGAGTCCGGTTCCCGAGGCACTGCGCGCCGACTGGCAGGGTCTGCAGTACTACCCCGTCGACCCCTCGCTCCGGGTGCAGGGTCCCTTGATCCGGGTGGTCAACGGGCGGCGCTTCGACATCGTCACCACGTCGGGAGAGCTCCGCCCCTGCCACGAGATCGGCTACTTCCTGGTCGACCTCGGTGCCGGTCCCGAGAAACTGCCGGTGTACGAGTTGCTCGACCAGCGGTCGCGCGAGGAGAACATGTTCGTTCCCTTCGCCGACGCCACCACCGGGACGGAGACCTATCCGGCCGGACGCTACCTCGAGGTCGAGCCCGTCGAACGCGGCCTGTACCTGCTGGACTTCAACACGGTCTACAATCCGTCGTGTGCCTACGGAGGCTCGTTCCAGTGCCCGGTGGCTCCCGACGAGAGTCACCTGCGCGCGGCGGTTCGTGTCGGCGAACGGGGCTGGTCGGAAGCGGCTGCGGAGTAG